The Pusillibacter faecalis genome has a window encoding:
- a CDS encoding STAS domain-containing protein (This anti-anti-sigma factor, or anti-sigma factor antagonist, belongs to a family that includes characterized members SpoIIAA, RsbV, RsfA, and RsfB.), translated as MEMQATSADRNLLLEFRGELDHHGARNALRELEMAVDAALPKVLVLDMSGITFMDSSGIALILRAQQRMQLLDGSILVCNVPAQARRVLDAAGIGRLVTIK; from the coding sequence ATGGAAATGCAAGCAACAAGTGCAGACAGAAATCTTCTGCTGGAGTTTCGTGGAGAATTAGACCATCACGGCGCAAGGAATGCCCTGCGGGAACTGGAGATGGCAGTAGATGCGGCGCTGCCAAAGGTCCTGGTACTGGACATGTCCGGTATTACATTTATGGACAGCTCTGGCATTGCCTTGATTCTGCGGGCACAGCAACGAATGCAGCTTTTGGACGGAAGCATTCTGGTCTGCAATGTGCCGGCTCAGGCGCGCCGGGTTTTAGATGCAGCCGGAATTGGACGGCTGGTTACGATTAAATGA